In the genome of Leishmania infantum JPCM5 genome chromosome 27, one region contains:
- a CDS encoding D-lactate dehydrogenase-like protein has product MTYPLKQAEYNVGTFEERQAKYATCIAELRKVLKNPEKQLVVSEKMLDLYSKDESHHMHVLPAAAVIPSSVEEVVAVVKVCAAHKVPMTPRGAGTGVEGGVIPYAGGVVIDTVGLTSMNFDIDNACVWVGAGVRKLALNRAASERGFLFGPDPASDPSVGGMVSTSGSGMSTLRYGTTRENVIALRVVTPRGDVVQTRQAVRKSSSGLELTQLYIGSEGTLGIVCEVCFRLFPATKYSAGGYAAFESTGDAVRSVVALRQRGVPQTLLRCELMNKGIVEATNSYCKTALPEMAIVLLEFTGNDQGMSDIKRDYQYVEKIFKEVGKAKVMHYLRSGKEMDDVWTARRTCHFSAMHSRGKAEKVFGTDVCVPISKLTEIIEYTEAEFAKANKKCLICAHISDGNFHLVIPFSNKQEIAELRVLETKMIKRAIELGGTTSGEHGIGVGKVHLVTGEHGQSHIDVQEAIKVALDRDNLMNPGAFYPFQQRLYPTAHL; this is encoded by the coding sequence ATGACGTACCCACTGAAACAGGCGGAGTACAATGTGGGCACCTTcgaggagcggcaggcgaAGTATGCGACGTGCATCGCGGAGCTTCGCAAGGTGCTGAAGAACCCTGAAAAGCAACTGGTGGTGAGCGAGAAGATGCTTGATTTGTACAGCAAGGATGAGTCGCACCACATGCATGTGcttcctgccgctgcggtaATCCCGAGCtctgtggaggaggtggtggcagtggtgAAAGTGTGCGCGGCGCACAAGGTGCCCATGACGccccgcggcgctggcactGGTGTGGAGGGTGGCGTCATCCCTTAcgctggcggcgtcgtcaTTGACACGGTGGGACTCACCAGCATGAACTTCGACATCGACAACGCGTGTGTATGGGTTGGCGCTGGCGTGAGGAAGCTGGCACTGAACCgcgcagcgagcgagaggggctTCCTGTTCGGGCCTGACCCCGCGTCGGACCCGTCCGTTGGCGGGATGGTGTCGACGTCCGGGAGCGGGATGTCAACGCTGCGCTACGGGACGACGCGCGAGAACGTGATCGCGCTACGCGTTGTGACGCCGCGCGGCGACGTTGTGCAGACGCGGCAGGCTGTGCGGAAGTCGTCCTCTGGGCTGGAGCTGACGCAGCTGTACATCGGCAGTGAGGGCACGCTTGGGATCGTGTGCGAGGTTTGCTTCCGGCTGTTCCCCGCGACGAAGTACTCCGCTGGCGGCTACGCCGCCTTCGAGTCTACAGGCGATGCTGTGCGCTCCGTcgtcgcgctgcggcagcgcggtgtgccgcagacgctgctgcggtgcgaACTGATGAACAAAGGGATCGTTGAGGCGACGAACAGCTACTGcaagacggcgctgcccgaGATGGCGATTGTGCTGCTGGAGTTCACCGGCAATGACCAAGGGATGAGTGACATCAAGCGCGACTACCAGTACGTGGAGAAGATATTCAAGGAGGTGGGAAAGGCAAAGGTGATGCACTACTTGCGGTCTGGTAAGGAGATGGACGACGTGTGGACCGCGCGCCGCACGTGCCATTTCTCTGCCATGCACAGCCGCGGCAAGGCGGAGAAAGTGTTTGGAACGGATGTATGCGTACCGATTTCGAAGCTGACGGAGATAATCGAGTACACAGAGGCTGAGTTTGCGAAGGCGAACAAGAAGTGCTTAATCTGCGCACACATCAGCGACGGCAACTTCCACTTGGTCATCCCCTTCTCTAACAAGCAGGAGATAGCGGAGCTGCGGGTGTTGGAGACAAAAATGATCAAGCGGGCCATCGAGCTCGGCGGCACAACTTCTGGTGAGCACGGCATCGGTGTGGGCAAGGTGCACCTCGTCACAGGCGAGCACGGCCAGTCGCACATCGATGTACAGGAGGCGATCAAGGTTGCATTGGACAGGGACAATCTGATGAACCCCGGTGCATTCTACCCGTTCCAGCAGCGTCTGTACCCGACGGCACACCTGTAA
- a CDS encoding putative branched-chain amino acid aminotransferase, whose amino-acid sequence MLLSRRWHQASAARGSRAPVVSFTAAALTKTLVADPPPLPPMKGVAFGTLFTPHMVIIDFNDGRWGAPAIVPFANFSLPPQTSCLHYATQCFEGMKVYADIADITRAARGEKLEKQSLRLFRPDRNVARLRHSMRSLCFPDFDEAEMLKVIMEFVRTEKDYVPKEHGYSLYLRPAAIGTADSLGATPSRSVRLFVIASPVGPYYLPPEDQSGAMAIKPVTLLAEDKRKRAWPGGTGGSKLGANYAGPLLVQEEAQALGYNQVLWLGSKDEVQEAGFMNFCTLWKTKEGKTELVTAPLDGTILPGVTRDSILALARSWGEFEVSERPYYMSELAEALQEGRVMECFGCGTAAIVSSVSMIAYRGKEYSVPLSEPSYARRFLNEIMDIQYGKTPSPWSVKVEA is encoded by the coding sequence ATGCTGCTGAGCCGACGCTGGCACCAGGCCAGTGCTGCGCGTGGCAGCAGGGCCCCCGTCGTCTCCTtcacggctgcggcgcttaCTAAAACGCTGGTGGCCgatccgccgccgctgccgccgatgaAGGGCGTCGCCTTTGGCACCCTCTTTACGCCGCACATGGTGATAATCGACTTCAACGACGGCAGGTGGGGTGCGCCGGCGATCGTACCTTTCGCCAACttttcgctgccgccgcagacgTCGTGCCTGCACTACGCGACACAGTGCTTCGAGGGAATGAAAGTGTACGCGGACATTGCCGACATCACGAGGGCTGCGAGGGGTGAGAAGCTGGAGAAGCAGAGCCTGCGCCTGTTCCGCCCTGACCGGAACGttgcgcgcctgcgccacagcaTGCGCTCTCTGTGCTTCCCGGACTTTgacgaggcggagatgcTGAAGGTGATCATGGAGTTCGTGAGGACGGAGAAGGATTACGTGCCTAAGGAGCACGGCTACTCGCTGTACCTGCGTCCGGCTGCTATCGGCACCGCAGATAGCCTCGGCGCCACTCCCTCGAGGTCGGTGCGTCTCTTCGTGATTGCTTCGCCCGTGGGGCCGTACTACCTGCCGCCGGAGGACCAGTCGGGTGCGATGGCCATCAAGCccgtgacgctgctggcggaggatAAGCGCAAGCGCGCGTGGCCCGGTGGCACTGGCGGCAGCAAGCTGGGTGCCAACTACGCTGGGCCGCTGCTGGTtcaggaggaggcgcaggctcTCGGCTACAACCAGGTGCTGTGGCTCGGCTCCAAGGATGAGGTGCAGGAGGCCGGATTCATGAACTTCTGCACGCTGTGGAAGACGAAGGAGGGCAAGACAGAGCTGGTCACCGCGCCGCTGGACGGGACGATCCTGCCCGGCGTGACGCGCGACTCGATCCTGGCGCTTGCACGGTCGTGGGGCGAGTTCGAGGTGTCGGAGCGCCCGTACTACATGTctgagctggcggaggcgctgcaggaggggCGCGTGATGGAGTGCTTCGGATGCGGCACGGCTGCCATCGTGTCTTCCGTGAGCATGATTGCGTATCGCGGCAAGGAGTACAGCGTGCCGCTCTCGGAGCCGAGCTACGCGCGCCGGTTCCTGAACGAGATCATGGATATCCAGTACGGCAAGACGCCGAGTCCGTGGTCAGTGAAGGTTGAGGCTTGA
- a CDS encoding putative ribonucleoside-diphosphate reductase small chain yields MPSTEANLQPAAKRPREEDVEAEVACTPTDGAATDAAKTENLVMKPVAAGAEVLTADKVAEGTNAEEEPLQQENPFRYVLFPIQYHDIWRKYKEQESCIWTVEEIDLGNDMKDWATLNDGERHFIKHVLAFFAGSDGIVIENLAQRFMSDVKVPEARAFYGFQLMMENIHSETYSVLLDTYITDSEEKLRLLHAIQTIPCIQKKAEWAVRWIGSSASFQERLIGFAAVEGIFFSGSFCALFWLKKRGLMPGLTFSNELISRDEGLHTDFACLLYNSHIKHKLPRERVLEIIVDAVNIEREFICDALPVRLIGMNAELMAQYIEFVADRLLVSLGEEKHYRSTQPFDFMEMISLQGKTNFFEKKVGEYQKAGVMSTEGTSKKFSLSEDF; encoded by the coding sequence ATGCCGTCCACCGAAGCCAACCTGCAGCCTGCCGCGAAGCGTCCGCGAGAGGAGGATGTGGAGGCGGAAGTCGCTTGTACGCCGACCGATGGCGCGGCCACCGATGCTGCCAAGACGGAGAATCTCGTCATGAAACCGGTTGCGGCTGGCGCCGAGGTACTGACGGCGGACAAGGTTGCCGAGGGGACGAAtgccgaggaggagccgctgcagcaggagaacCCATTCCGCTACGTCCTCTTCCCAATCCAGTACCATGACATCTGGCGCAAGTACAAGGAGCAGGAGAGCTGCATCTGGACGGTGGAGGAGATCGACCTGGGCAACGACATGAAGGACTGGGCAACGCTGAACGACGGGGAGCGGCACTTCATCAAGCACGTGCTTgccttcttcgccggcagcgacggcataGTCATCGAGAATCTTGCGCAGCGCTTCATGAGCGACGTGAAGGTGccagaggcgcgcgcgttcTACGGGTTCCAGCTGATGATGGAGAACATCCACTCGGAGACGTActctgtgctgctggacaCGTACATCACGGACAGCGAGGAGAAGCTGCGACTGTTGCACGCAATACAGACGATCCCGTGCATCCAAAAGAAGGCGGAGTGGGCTGTGCGGTGGATCgggagcagcgcgagctTTCAGGAGCGGCTGATCGGCTTTGCCGCGGTGGAGGGCATTTTCTTTTCCGGGTCGTTCTGCGCGCTGTTCTGGCTGAAGAAGCGCGGTCTGATGCCGGGGCTGACGTTCAGCAACGAGCTCATCTCGCGCGACGAGGGCCTACACACGGACTTCGCATGCCTGCTGTACAACTCGCACATCAAGCACAagctgccgcgcgagcgCGTGCTGGAGATCATCGTGGATGCGGTGAACATCGAGCGCGAGTTCATCTGCgacgcgctgccggtgcggctgATTGGCATGAACGCGGAGCTGATGGCGCAGTACATCGAGTTCGTCGCGGACCGGCTGCTGGTGTCGCTCGGCGAGGAGAAGCACTACCGCTCGACGCAGCCGTTCGACTTCATGGAGATGATCTCGCTGCAGGGCAAAACGAACTTCTTCGAGAAGAAGGTGGGGGAGTACCAGAAGGCCGGCGTGATGAGCACGGAGGGCACGTCGAAGAAGTTCTCCCTCTCGGAGGACTTCTAA